One Nitrospina watsonii DNA segment encodes these proteins:
- a CDS encoding sigma-54-dependent transcriptional regulator, which produces MKSQRRILIVDDEADMRAALTAALKREGHTLKTAENGKDALALVEIEDFDLVISDVKMPKMTGAELLKAVKELKPETRIIMMTAYGTIDNAVESMKQGAFDYLLKPFSADILVSTVTRALQTESAPGATQGDAGAAADDAEAIDPRQIVTQNKTMQELLTFAGNVAYSQSTVLISGETGTGKELFARYIHQCSPRAGKPFLAVNCAALPEGLLESELFGHEKGSFTGAITAKQGKFELAHGGTLLLDEVTEMTLPLQAKLLRVLQEHEVDKVGGKEPIPVNVRVIATTNRDPKALIAEQKFREDLYYRLNVIPLKLPPLRERKEDIPVLADHFAKKHGQRNNKTIVGVADETKKLLQKYQWQGNVREFENIMERAVLLCHADTIQPSNLFMDDDAATAAQPASANGSSPLGEFRGTLHEMERELILRTLEETEGNKTKAAEQLGISIRTLRNKLSEYKEKA; this is translated from the coding sequence ATGAAATCCCAACGCCGCATCCTGATCGTCGATGACGAAGCCGACATGCGCGCCGCGCTCACCGCCGCGCTGAAACGCGAAGGCCACACGCTGAAAACCGCCGAAAACGGCAAGGACGCGCTCGCCCTGGTCGAAATCGAAGACTTCGACCTCGTCATCTCCGACGTCAAGATGCCGAAGATGACCGGCGCGGAACTGCTGAAAGCCGTCAAGGAACTCAAACCCGAAACGCGCATCATCATGATGACCGCCTACGGCACCATCGACAACGCCGTCGAAAGCATGAAACAGGGCGCGTTCGATTACCTCTTGAAACCGTTCTCCGCCGACATCCTCGTCTCCACCGTCACCCGCGCCCTGCAAACCGAATCGGCCCCCGGCGCAACGCAGGGTGACGCGGGCGCAGCAGCGGACGACGCAGAGGCCATCGACCCGCGCCAGATCGTCACCCAGAACAAAACCATGCAGGAGTTGTTGACCTTCGCCGGGAACGTGGCGTACAGCCAATCGACGGTGCTCATCTCCGGCGAGACCGGCACCGGCAAGGAACTGTTCGCGCGCTACATCCATCAATGCAGCCCGCGCGCCGGCAAACCGTTCCTCGCCGTCAACTGCGCCGCGCTGCCGGAAGGATTGCTGGAGTCGGAATTGTTCGGGCATGAGAAAGGATCGTTCACCGGCGCCATCACCGCCAAGCAGGGCAAGTTCGAGCTGGCCCACGGCGGCACGTTGCTGTTGGACGAGGTGACGGAGATGACCCTGCCCCTGCAGGCGAAGCTGCTGCGCGTGTTGCAGGAACACGAAGTCGATAAGGTCGGCGGCAAGGAACCCATCCCGGTCAACGTGCGCGTCATCGCCACCACCAACCGCGACCCAAAGGCGCTGATCGCCGAGCAGAAATTCCGCGAGGACCTGTATTACCGGCTGAACGTCATCCCGCTCAAACTGCCGCCGCTGAGGGAACGCAAGGAAGACATCCCGGTGCTGGCCGACCACTTCGCCAAGAAGCACGGGCAGAGGAACAATAAAACCATTGTGGGCGTGGCCGACGAGACGAAAAAACTGTTACAGAAATATCAATGGCAGGGGAACGTGCGCGAGTTCGAGAACATCATGGAGCGCGCCGTGCTGCTGTGCCACGCCGACACCATCCAGCCCTCCAACCTGTTCATGGATGACGATGCGGCGACCGCCGCCCAGCCCGCCAGCGCGAACGGGTCGAGTCCTTTGGGGGAATTCCGGGGCACGCTCCACGAGATGGAGCGGGAACTGATATTGAGGACACTGGAAGAAACCGAAGGCAACAAAACCAAAGCCGCCGAGCAACTCGGCATCTCCATCCGCACCCTCCGCAACAAACTTAGTGAGTATAAAGAGAAAGCGTAA
- a CDS encoding PEGA domain-containing protein has product MDKFINCKPIHWLGILILIISGCATLVEGSTQTISVNSNVQGAEVLFNGQPIGVTPLTALVPKGKNATIVVKKEGYQAQTIAATTKITTAFWGNIITGGLLGSTTDLVSKSAYEYAPNNYYANLFPIESSSLQLKKLEHKASIRQFILFNYHSLIVDASRGQGEYLDALAHILLFKTKEQKQKLAKEILTIYGNTLSHQKTSNAPKFAEAILTSSNNL; this is encoded by the coding sequence ATGGACAAGTTTATCAATTGTAAGCCTATTCATTGGTTAGGAATTTTGATTTTAATAATAAGTGGATGTGCCACGCTCGTGGAGGGATCAACACAAACGATAAGTGTCAATTCTAACGTTCAGGGTGCTGAAGTACTTTTTAATGGACAACCCATCGGAGTTACACCTTTAACGGCATTAGTTCCGAAAGGAAAAAACGCAACAATTGTTGTAAAAAAGGAAGGGTATCAAGCACAAACAATCGCCGCCACAACAAAGATCACTACCGCGTTCTGGGGCAATATTATAACTGGCGGGCTATTAGGCAGCACCACTGATTTAGTTAGTAAAAGTGCCTATGAATACGCACCAAATAATTATTATGCAAATTTGTTTCCTATTGAAAGTAGTAGTTTGCAACTAAAAAAATTAGAACATAAGGCTTCTATAAGGCAGTTTATTTTATTTAATTATCACAGTTTGATTGTAGATGCCAGTAGGGGCCAGGGTGAATATCTAGATGCACTTGCACACATCTTATTATTCAAAACCAAAGAACAAAAACAAAAACTGGCAAAAGAAATCTTAACTATTTATGGAAACACCCTAAGTCATCAGAAAACATCAAATGCCCCAAAATTTGCTGAAGCAATATTAACTTCATCCAATAATCTTTGA
- a CDS encoding type II toxin-antitoxin system VapC family toxin: protein MVSPAKLNQFLKSHPTIGLDSNILIYFIEANPQYHKLCQAIFEAIEDGRNTGVCSTLSLLEILVQPYRQDDVERASEFYGLLTRYPNMLWKDLTIHVADLGAQLRAEYNIKTPDAILLATAIDSGATAFIGNDAKLKKVQEIEILILDE from the coding sequence GTGGTGAGTCCCGCCAAGCTGAACCAGTTTTTAAAATCCCATCCCACCATTGGCCTCGACTCGAACATCCTCATTTATTTCATCGAAGCCAACCCGCAGTACCACAAACTCTGCCAGGCTATTTTTGAAGCGATCGAAGACGGCCGTAATACGGGCGTGTGCTCGACGTTGAGCCTTCTGGAAATTCTGGTCCAGCCTTACCGTCAGGATGACGTGGAACGGGCCAGCGAATTTTACGGATTGCTCACCCGATACCCGAATATGCTCTGGAAGGATTTAACGATCCATGTTGCGGACCTGGGCGCTCAACTCCGCGCCGAGTACAACATCAAAACCCCGGATGCGATATTGCTTGCTACTGCAATAGACAGCGGTGCAACGGCTTTTATCGGGAACGATGCGAAACTGAAAAAAGTACAAGAGATTGAGATATTAATTCTCGACGAATAG
- a CDS encoding AbrB/MazE/SpoVT family DNA-binding domain-containing protein: MSLIKMSSKNQIVIPKEAREAMKVKGGDTLMVVVKGHTTLLLPQPKQFSRALSGRGKGLYPKDYLEKERKAW, translated from the coding sequence ATGTCTCTTATTAAAATGTCATCCAAAAATCAGATTGTGATTCCGAAGGAAGCCCGCGAAGCGATGAAGGTGAAGGGTGGGGATACGTTGATGGTGGTGGTCAAAGGCCATACCACTCTGTTGCTTCCTCAGCCCAAACAATTTTCCAGAGCGCTTTCGGGACGTGGCAAGGGTCTATACCCTAAAGATTACCTGGAGAAGGAACGTAAGGCGTGGTGA
- the flgC gene encoding flagellar basal body rod protein FlgC produces MDFLTSIQVSASGLNVQRQRMDAIASNLANLETTRTPEGGPYKRKDVVVSANPLGEDFASTLHQELFDNVRTSAVSEIVEDQSEPQMVFQPGHPDANEEGYVAMPNINLMEEMVNMINATRSFEANIQAISSAKTMALRAIDLGR; encoded by the coding sequence ATGGATTTTTTGACGTCGATCCAGGTCAGTGCCTCCGGGCTGAATGTCCAGCGCCAGCGCATGGACGCCATCGCCAGCAACCTGGCCAACCTCGAGACCACCCGCACGCCGGAAGGCGGCCCCTACAAGCGCAAGGATGTGGTGGTGTCCGCCAATCCGCTGGGTGAGGATTTCGCCTCCACGCTGCATCAGGAGCTGTTCGACAACGTACGCACGTCGGCGGTGTCCGAGATCGTGGAGGATCAGTCGGAGCCGCAGATGGTGTTCCAGCCGGGCCACCCGGACGCGAACGAAGAAGGTTATGTGGCGATGCCGAACATCAACCTGATGGAAGAGATGGTGAACATGATCAACGCGACGCGCTCGTTCGAGGCGAACATCCAGGCGATCAGTTCCGCCAAGACCATGGCGCTGCGCGCCATCGATCTGGGTAGATGA
- the fliF gene encoding flagellar basal-body MS-ring/collar protein FliF yields MEAFLEFLRNLGQRFNELSPVNKVAALGLLGAMGAAVIAMMLWAQTPDYQLLYANLAEKDAAAVVEELKTQTIPYELSNGGRNVRIPSNRVHEVRLGLASQGLPTGAEVGLELFEDTPLGMTEFVQKLNFQRALQGELVRTINSLKAVEHSRVHLVLPKDNVFSKEKPRGKASVMVKLKAGQNLSETQVQGIVHLVSSSVESLQVSDVVVVDLAGNMLSGGKEVSEAAMMTASNYKHTRRVEQELEKSIVRMLEDALGAGKVIAKVAADINFDKVERTEELFDPDSQVIRSEQNTTEQVVGAAPPGGVAGVQSLTPGSGNQQGTGTGSRRNNEKSTLNYEINKVVKHVKETTGEIKKLSVSVMVDGKMAGDPPAYQARSEEEMAKLLQLVRTAVGYDEARGDQIQMENVQFDNSLQMQQKEDIEQAQKYDLAITAAKIIGGVIILVLFILRILLPMVRWITTSVEAEEEVDQGPTPEEVQKQEEEKRMAQMAQENIEMRKSVEALVGRDPRYAASVIRKWMRERTTGA; encoded by the coding sequence ATGGAAGCGTTTCTGGAATTCTTAAGAAATCTCGGGCAGCGGTTCAACGAGCTGTCGCCGGTGAACAAGGTCGCGGCGTTGGGCCTTTTGGGCGCGATGGGTGCGGCGGTGATCGCCATGATGCTGTGGGCGCAAACGCCGGACTACCAGCTCCTCTACGCCAACCTGGCTGAAAAGGACGCGGCGGCGGTGGTGGAGGAACTCAAGACGCAGACCATTCCTTACGAGTTGTCCAATGGCGGCCGCAACGTGCGCATCCCGTCCAACCGCGTGCACGAGGTGCGGCTGGGCCTCGCCAGCCAGGGGTTGCCGACGGGAGCGGAAGTCGGCCTCGAACTGTTCGAGGACACACCCCTCGGCATGACGGAGTTCGTGCAGAAACTGAATTTTCAACGCGCCCTGCAGGGCGAGCTGGTGCGCACCATCAACTCCCTGAAGGCGGTGGAACATTCCCGCGTGCATCTGGTCTTGCCGAAGGACAATGTCTTCTCGAAGGAAAAACCGCGCGGCAAGGCGTCGGTCATGGTGAAGCTGAAAGCCGGACAGAATTTGTCTGAAACGCAGGTGCAGGGCATCGTGCACCTGGTCTCCTCCAGCGTCGAGAGCTTGCAAGTGAGCGACGTGGTGGTGGTCGATCTCGCCGGCAACATGTTGTCGGGTGGCAAGGAAGTGTCCGAAGCGGCAATGATGACAGCATCCAATTACAAGCACACGCGGCGTGTCGAACAGGAACTGGAAAAGAGCATCGTCCGCATGCTGGAAGATGCGTTGGGCGCAGGCAAAGTCATCGCCAAGGTGGCGGCGGACATCAACTTCGACAAGGTCGAGCGCACGGAAGAGCTGTTCGATCCCGACTCGCAGGTGATCCGCAGCGAGCAGAACACGACCGAGCAGGTGGTCGGCGCGGCGCCTCCCGGCGGTGTGGCCGGAGTGCAGTCTTTGACGCCGGGCAGCGGCAACCAGCAGGGCACCGGCACCGGTTCCCGCCGCAACAACGAAAAATCGACGCTCAATTATGAGATCAACAAAGTGGTCAAGCATGTGAAGGAGACCACCGGCGAAATCAAGAAGCTGTCGGTCAGCGTCATGGTGGATGGCAAGATGGCGGGCGACCCGCCGGCCTACCAAGCGCGGTCCGAGGAGGAAATGGCCAAGCTGCTGCAACTGGTGCGGACCGCCGTCGGCTATGACGAGGCGCGCGGCGACCAGATCCAGATGGAGAACGTGCAGTTCGACAACTCCCTGCAAATGCAGCAGAAAGAGGATATCGAGCAGGCGCAGAAGTACGACCTCGCGATCACCGCTGCAAAGATAATCGGCGGTGTTATAATACTGGTATTGTTCATTCTGCGAATCCTGCTGCCCATGGTGCGGTGGATCACCACCAGTGTGGAAGCCGAGGAAGAAGTCGATCAGGGCCCGACTCCGGAAGAGGTCCAGAAGCAGGAAGAAGAAAAACGGATGGCGCAGATGGCGCAGGAGAATATCGAAATGCGCAAATCGGTGGAAGCGTTGGTTGGACGCGATCCTCGTTACGCCGCCTCCGTCATTCGTAAATGGATGCGCGAACGCACCACTGGAGCATAG
- the fliG gene encoding flagellar motor switch protein FliG, whose amino-acid sequence MATINPKTNQKLTGPEKAAIFLMAMGEEQAAKILAEMDEREIQGIGNYISAVSDVETSTVDQVTREFFTNITSGIGGGLGVSGLDFLKSTLLRALPADKATEIMNNVTLPGEDLGGGLDTIRMLEPKVIAQFLANEHPQTAAIVMAHMDPALASATLKEMKEEFRTEVIYRLATLERVSPQVIRDLDEALQSEFRTSGAISGSKMGGLDTAVTVISELDRTTETSLLSNLDEIDPELANEIRNLRFTYEDMLKLDDNGVQMVLKEVQSEDLLMSLKTASEEVKEKIYSNMSDRAANMLKEDLDALGPTKVSEVERSQQKVVQVIKRLEEEGKLVIGGGAEELV is encoded by the coding sequence ATGGCAACCATCAATCCCAAAACCAATCAAAAGCTGACCGGTCCCGAAAAGGCCGCCATCTTCCTGATGGCGATGGGCGAGGAGCAGGCGGCGAAGATTCTGGCCGAAATGGACGAGCGCGAGATTCAGGGCATCGGCAACTACATCTCCGCCGTCAGCGACGTCGAAACCTCCACGGTCGATCAGGTCACGCGCGAATTTTTCACGAACATCACGTCCGGCATCGGCGGCGGTCTCGGCGTCTCCGGCCTCGATTTTCTGAAGAGCACGCTGTTGCGCGCCCTGCCCGCGGACAAGGCCACGGAAATCATGAACAACGTCACTCTGCCCGGCGAGGACCTGGGCGGCGGGCTGGACACCATCCGCATGCTGGAGCCGAAAGTCATCGCCCAGTTTCTTGCCAATGAACATCCGCAGACGGCGGCCATCGTCATGGCGCACATGGACCCGGCGCTGGCCAGCGCGACGCTGAAAGAAATGAAAGAAGAGTTCCGCACCGAAGTCATTTACCGTCTGGCCACGCTGGAGCGCGTGTCGCCGCAGGTGATCCGCGATCTCGACGAAGCGTTGCAGTCCGAATTCCGCACCTCCGGCGCCATCTCCGGCAGCAAGATGGGTGGACTCGATACCGCCGTCACCGTGATCAGCGAACTCGATCGCACGACCGAAACCTCCCTGCTGTCGAACCTGGACGAGATCGACCCGGAACTCGCCAACGAGATCCGCAACCTGCGGTTCACGTATGAAGACATGTTGAAGCTCGACGACAACGGCGTGCAAATGGTGCTCAAGGAAGTGCAATCCGAAGACCTGCTCATGTCGTTGAAGACCGCGAGCGAGGAAGTGAAGGAAAAGATTTACTCGAACATGTCCGACCGCGCGGCCAACATGCTGAAGGAAGACCTCGACGCATTGGGACCGACCAAGGTCAGCGAAGTGGAACGTTCGCAGCAAAAGGTGGTGCAGGTCATCAAGCGGCTGGAAGAAGAAGGCAAACTGGTGATCGGGGGAGGCGCGGAAGAACTTGTCTAA
- a CDS encoding FliH/SctL family protein, producing the protein MSKQFKPFRSGEDVEGTDEDDAQEPKATSDSGAPFQFQDFGIRRDLPRGFKFDLEKSRNFDDRNIEKAKQGVQQVFADALDRIKVKAEEVKAQAREEGHQAGYQDGFKAGEEAARQEFTPFLETLTAGVEELAKFRSGMYPKVEREMIHMVVELAKKIIETDLSLREDSVRDIIRLAVGSILDRETLVLKVNPKDRKYAEHYSPELHRLFPDIRNVRVEGHASVQRGGCRVESNFGSVEADMGRLQAEIDKLLHRAPPAPEEMEGYPQPSLHPEAETGSTLGAPEEDEAPAEEAPPAASADTDTDTGATPGAVDDDTQTSDPDDEAGPVTET; encoded by the coding sequence TTGTCTAAACAATTCAAACCATTCAGATCCGGCGAGGATGTCGAAGGAACGGACGAAGACGACGCCCAGGAACCGAAGGCAACCTCGGACTCCGGTGCGCCGTTTCAGTTTCAGGATTTCGGTATCCGCCGTGACCTGCCGCGCGGGTTCAAATTCGATCTGGAAAAATCCCGCAACTTCGACGACCGCAACATCGAAAAAGCCAAGCAGGGCGTCCAACAGGTTTTCGCCGACGCCCTCGATCGCATCAAAGTCAAGGCCGAGGAGGTCAAGGCCCAGGCGCGGGAAGAAGGACACCAGGCCGGGTACCAGGATGGATTCAAGGCCGGAGAGGAAGCGGCACGCCAGGAATTCACGCCGTTTCTCGAAACGCTCACCGCAGGCGTGGAAGAGCTCGCTAAATTTCGCAGCGGCATGTACCCGAAGGTTGAACGCGAAATGATCCACATGGTGGTGGAACTCGCCAAAAAAATCATCGAGACCGACCTGTCCCTGCGCGAGGACAGCGTGCGCGACATCATTCGTCTCGCTGTCGGCTCCATCCTCGACCGTGAAACGCTGGTCCTCAAGGTGAACCCGAAAGACCGCAAATACGCCGAACATTACAGCCCCGAATTGCACCGGCTCTTCCCCGATATCCGCAACGTGCGCGTCGAAGGCCACGCGTCCGTGCAACGCGGCGGCTGCCGGGTCGAGTCCAACTTCGGCAGTGTGGAAGCGGACATGGGCCGGCTCCAGGCCGAGATCGACAAGCTTCTGCATCGCGCACCGCCCGCTCCCGAAGAGATGGAAGGCTACCCGCAACCGTCCCTGCACCCGGAAGCGGAAACCGGGTCCACACTGGGCGCACCGGAGGAAGACGAGGCTCCGGCGGAAGAAGCACCCCCGGCCGCTTCGGCCGACACCGATACCGATACCGGCGCCACGCCCGGCGCCGTTGATGACGACACCCAAACATCCGATCCCGACGACGAGGCAGGTCCGGTCACCGAGACCTGA
- a CDS encoding FliI/YscN family ATPase, protein MLETIDLEKYGSYVDNVTMVRKQGRVIRLTGLIVEGNGPAVSMGSLCTIYSRQNKKAIDAEVVGFRDNKILLMTLGNMAGIEPGSVIVAKEESPTFNVSEHLLGRVIDGNGAPLDGLGPIPMGKEYPVQGVPINPMERARIAEVLDVGIGAVNGLLTVGKGQRVGIMAGTGVGKSVLLGMIARNTSAEVNVIALIGERGREVKEFIEENLGPEGLKRSVVVAVSSDQPPLVRIRGAYLATTIAEYFRDTGRDVLLMMDSLTRFALAQREIGLSVGEPPTTRGFTPSVFSLLPQLLERAGTSSGSGSITAMYTVLVEGDDLNEPVSDAVRAILDGHIVLSRRLSSHNHYPAIDILESISRMMIDVVTPEHNQLSMQFKDILATYREAEELINIGAYARGSNAKIDRAIDKIDAFNAYLRQDMAESRPFPHSVEQLQQVLRDDEPGGDA, encoded by the coding sequence ATGTTGGAAACCATCGATCTTGAAAAATACGGCAGCTACGTTGACAACGTCACCATGGTCAGGAAGCAGGGACGTGTCATCCGCCTCACCGGGCTGATCGTGGAAGGCAACGGCCCCGCCGTATCGATGGGTTCCTTATGCACCATTTACTCGCGGCAGAACAAAAAAGCCATCGATGCCGAAGTCGTCGGATTCCGGGACAACAAAATTTTGCTGATGACGCTGGGCAACATGGCGGGCATCGAGCCCGGCAGCGTGATCGTCGCCAAGGAAGAGTCCCCCACGTTCAATGTCTCCGAGCATTTGCTCGGACGCGTGATCGATGGCAACGGCGCACCGCTTGATGGACTGGGGCCCATCCCGATGGGCAAGGAATATCCCGTGCAGGGCGTGCCCATCAACCCGATGGAACGCGCCCGCATTGCAGAAGTGCTGGATGTCGGCATCGGCGCCGTCAACGGATTGCTGACCGTCGGCAAAGGTCAGCGCGTGGGCATCATGGCCGGCACGGGCGTTGGCAAATCCGTGCTCCTCGGCATGATCGCGCGCAACACCTCCGCCGAGGTCAACGTCATCGCGCTCATCGGTGAGCGGGGACGTGAAGTGAAGGAGTTCATCGAGGAAAACCTGGGGCCGGAAGGCCTGAAACGATCCGTCGTGGTGGCCGTCTCCTCGGATCAACCCCCGCTGGTGCGGATTCGCGGTGCGTACCTCGCGACCACCATCGCCGAATATTTCCGCGACACAGGACGGGACGTTTTACTGATGATGGATTCGCTGACCCGTTTCGCTTTGGCGCAACGCGAGATCGGCCTGTCCGTCGGCGAACCGCCCACGACTCGCGGCTTCACGCCTTCGGTGTTTTCGCTGCTGCCGCAATTGCTGGAACGCGCCGGCACCTCGTCCGGTTCCGGCTCCATCACCGCCATGTACACGGTGCTGGTGGAGGGCGACGATCTCAACGAACCGGTTTCCGATGCGGTACGGGCCATTCTGGACGGGCACATCGTGCTGTCGCGCCGCCTGTCGTCGCACAATCATTACCCTGCCATCGATATCCTGGAAAGCATCAGCCGCATGATGATCGACGTGGTCACGCCGGAGCACAACCAGTTGTCGATGCAGTTCAAGGACATCCTGGCCACCTATCGCGAGGCGGAGGAACTGATCAATATCGGCGCGTATGCCCGCGGCAGCAATGCAAAGATCGACCGGGCGATTGATAAAATCGATGCGTTCAACGCTTACCTGCGCCAGGACATGGCCGAGTCGCGCCCCTTTCCGCACAGCGTGGAACAACTGCAACAGGTGCTGCGGGATGACGAGCCCGGAGGTGACGCATGA
- the fliJ gene encoding flagellar export protein FliJ: MSFRLEGLLRVRKNQENMVQRAFAEINAQRVAHREMLDRLNDSRRRQRENLNQRFSDNLDASTLGLYDNYFNGARIDERSSQKQIEEVTEKIETKRQELAETMKKRRTLEFLKEQQLLRERKEAQKRETAFLDDVASTQWHRREP, from the coding sequence ATGAGTTTCCGCCTGGAAGGCCTGCTGCGCGTTCGCAAAAATCAGGAAAACATGGTGCAGCGCGCGTTCGCCGAAATCAATGCGCAACGGGTGGCCCACCGTGAAATGCTGGACCGGCTGAATGACTCACGCCGCCGCCAGCGGGAAAACCTGAACCAGCGTTTCAGTGACAACCTGGACGCCTCCACACTGGGCCTGTACGACAACTATTTCAACGGCGCCCGCATCGATGAACGTTCCAGCCAGAAACAGATCGAGGAGGTCACCGAAAAAATTGAGACCAAACGGCAGGAACTGGCGGAAACCATGAAAAAGCGACGCACGCTTGAATTCCTCAAGGAACAGCAACTGCTGCGCGAACGCAAGGAAGCGCAAAAACGCGAAACGGCTTTTCTTGATGACGTGGCCTCCACCCAGTGGCACCGGAGGGAACCGTGA